One genomic window of Mus musculus strain C57BL/6J chromosome 4, GRCm38.p6 C57BL/6J includes the following:
- the Zfp37 gene encoding zinc finger protein 37 isoform 2 (isoform 2 is encoded by transcript variant 2), translating into MATSEPAESDAEWEQLEPVQRDVYKDTKLENCSNPASMGNQDPKQDIVSVLEEEEPSSGKGKKASPSSLKKIARPKTAGTSAKLQQDDEHREEKQKSQSKLTKEVTLRKKSSNSKKSSEYGLLENKSLHSKHTPSEKKLLKSSSRGKNSNQNSDSLKKKPDTANDHRKSLSHSASDVNKDEIPTRKKCDKLPNNKLSDKGDKNQTSKKCEKVCRHSASHTKEDKIQTGEKRKSHCRTPSKPEKAPGSGKPYECNHCGKVLSHKQGLLDHQRTHTGEKPYECNECGIAFSQKSHLVVHQRTHTGEKPYECEQCGKAHGHKHALTDHLRIHTGEKPYKCNECGKTFRHSSNLMQHLRSHTGEKPYECKECGKSFRYNSSLTEHVRTHTGEIPYECNECGKAFKYGSSLTKHMRIHTGEKPFECNECGKTFSKKSHLVIHQRTHTKEKPYKCDECGKAFGHSSSLTYHMRTHTGDCPFECNQCGKAFKQIEGLTQHQRVHTGEKPYECVECGKAFSQKSHLIVHQRTHTGEKPFECYECGKAFNAKSQLVIHQRSHTGEKPYECIECGKAFKQNASLTKHMKIHSEEQSEEED; encoded by the exons ATGGCTACATCCGAGCCTGCGGAAAGCGATGCG GAATGGGAGCAGCTGGAACCTGTGCAGAGAGATGTGTACAAGGATACGAAGCTAGAGAACTGCAGCAATCCAGCCTCCATGG GAAATCAAGATCCCAAACAAGACATAGTCTCCGTgttggaagaagaagagccatcatcgggaaaggggaaaaaagccaGCCCAAGTAGTCTGAAAAAAATAGCAAGGCCCAAGACAGCAGGAACAAGTGCAA AACTCCAACAAGATGATGAGCATAGGGAGGAAAAGCAGAAGTCCCAAAGCAAACTTACTAAGGAAGTGACACTCAGGAAGAAAAGTTCCAACAGCAAGAAAAGCAGTGAGTATGGTTTGTTGGAGAACAAAAGTCTCCACTCAAAACACACTCCTTCCGAGAAAAAACTGCTTAAGTCCAGTTCCCGTGGGAAGAACTCGAATCAGAATTCAGACTCTCTGAAAAAGAAACCTGACACAGCTAATGACCACAGGAAATCACTCAGCCATTCTGCATCTGATGTGAACAAAGATGAAATTCCAACTAGAAAGAAATGCGACAAGTTACCCAACAATAAGTTGTCTGATAAAGgtgacaaaaaccaaaccagcaAAAAATGTGAGAAAGTATGCCGTCATAGTGCATCCCATACCAAGGAAGACAAAATTCAGACCGGGGAGAAACGGAAATCACACTGCCGTACTCCATCTAAACCTGAAAAAGCCCCAGGTTCTgggaaaccttatgaatgtaaccACTGTGGGAAGGTCCTCAGCCATAAACAGGGACTCCTTGACCATCAAAGAACTCACACTGGGGAGAAACCAtatgaatgtaatgaatgtgggatAGCTTTCAGCCAGAAGTCCCACCTTGTTGTACATCAGAGAACTCACACTGGGGAAAAACCATACGAGTGTGAACAGTGTGGCAAAGCACACGGACATAAACATGCCCTCACTGACCATCTAAGAATCCATACTGGAGAAAAgccctacaaatgtaatgaatgtggcaaaaCGTTTAGACACAGCTCAAACCTTATGCAACACCTAAGATCTCACACGGGTGAGAAGCCGTATGAATGTAAGGAATGTGGCAAATCCTTTAGATATAATTCATCTCTTACTGAACATGTGAGAACACACACAGGTGAAATACCATACGAATGTAACGAATGTGGCAAAGCTTTCAAGTATGGCTCATCCCTGACTAAACATATGCGGATTCATACAGGGGAGAAACCATttgaatgtaatgaatgtgggaaaACTTTTAGCAAAAAGTCACACCTAGTTATACATCAAAGAACTCATACAAAggagaaaccttataaatgtgatgagtgtgggaaagcctttggaCATAGCTCATCTCTTACCTACCATATGAGAACTCATACAGGTGACTGCCCctttgaatgtaatcaatgtggtaaggCCTTTAAACAGATTGAAGGCCTTACCCAACACCAGAGAGTTCACACAGGGGAGAAACCCTATGAGTGTGttgaatgtgggaaagcctttagtCAGAAGTCACACCTCATCgtacaccagagaactcatacagGGGAGAAACCCTTTGAATGTTATGAGTGTGGAAAAGCCTTCAATGCAAAATCACAACTTGTTATTCATCAGAGAtcccacactggagagaaaccctatgaatgtattgaatgtggtaaagccttcaAGCAAAATGCCTCTCTTACCAAACATATGAAAATTCACTCAGAAGAACAATCTGAGGAAGAAGATTAA
- the Zfp37 gene encoding zinc finger protein 37 isoform 4 (isoform 4 is encoded by transcript variant 5), which produces MGNQDPKQDIVSVLEEEEPSSGKGKKASPSSLKKIARPKTAGTSAKLQQDDEHREEKQKSQSKLTKEVTLRKKSSNSKKSSEYGLLENKSLHSKHTPSEKKLLKSSSRGKNSNQNSDSLKKKPDTANDHRKSLSHSASDVNKDEIPTRKKCDKLPNNKLSDKGDKNQTSKKCEKVCRHSASHTKEDKIQTGEKRKSHCRTPSKPEKAPGSGKPYECNHCGKVLSHKQGLLDHQRTHTGEKPYECNECGIAFSQKSHLVVHQRTHTGEKPYECEQCGKAHGHKHALTDHLRIHTGEKPYKCNECGKTFRHSSNLMQHLRSHTGEKPYECKECGKSFRYNSSLTEHVRTHTGEIPYECNECGKAFKYGSSLTKHMRIHTGEKPFECNECGKTFSKKSHLVIHQRTHTKEKPYKCDECGKAFGHSSSLTYHMRTHTGDCPFECNQCGKAFKQIEGLTQHQRVHTGEKPYECVECGKAFSQKSHLIVHQRTHTGEKPFECYECGKAFNAKSQLVIHQRSHTGEKPYECIECGKAFKQNASLTKHMKIHSEEQSEEED; this is translated from the exons ATGG GAAATCAAGATCCCAAACAAGACATAGTCTCCGTgttggaagaagaagagccatcatcgggaaaggggaaaaaagccaGCCCAAGTAGTCTGAAAAAAATAGCAAGGCCCAAGACAGCAGGAACAAGTGCAA AACTCCAACAAGATGATGAGCATAGGGAGGAAAAGCAGAAGTCCCAAAGCAAACTTACTAAGGAAGTGACACTCAGGAAGAAAAGTTCCAACAGCAAGAAAAGCAGTGAGTATGGTTTGTTGGAGAACAAAAGTCTCCACTCAAAACACACTCCTTCCGAGAAAAAACTGCTTAAGTCCAGTTCCCGTGGGAAGAACTCGAATCAGAATTCAGACTCTCTGAAAAAGAAACCTGACACAGCTAATGACCACAGGAAATCACTCAGCCATTCTGCATCTGATGTGAACAAAGATGAAATTCCAACTAGAAAGAAATGCGACAAGTTACCCAACAATAAGTTGTCTGATAAAGgtgacaaaaaccaaaccagcaAAAAATGTGAGAAAGTATGCCGTCATAGTGCATCCCATACCAAGGAAGACAAAATTCAGACCGGGGAGAAACGGAAATCACACTGCCGTACTCCATCTAAACCTGAAAAAGCCCCAGGTTCTgggaaaccttatgaatgtaaccACTGTGGGAAGGTCCTCAGCCATAAACAGGGACTCCTTGACCATCAAAGAACTCACACTGGGGAGAAACCAtatgaatgtaatgaatgtgggatAGCTTTCAGCCAGAAGTCCCACCTTGTTGTACATCAGAGAACTCACACTGGGGAAAAACCATACGAGTGTGAACAGTGTGGCAAAGCACACGGACATAAACATGCCCTCACTGACCATCTAAGAATCCATACTGGAGAAAAgccctacaaatgtaatgaatgtggcaaaaCGTTTAGACACAGCTCAAACCTTATGCAACACCTAAGATCTCACACGGGTGAGAAGCCGTATGAATGTAAGGAATGTGGCAAATCCTTTAGATATAATTCATCTCTTACTGAACATGTGAGAACACACACAGGTGAAATACCATACGAATGTAACGAATGTGGCAAAGCTTTCAAGTATGGCTCATCCCTGACTAAACATATGCGGATTCATACAGGGGAGAAACCATttgaatgtaatgaatgtgggaaaACTTTTAGCAAAAAGTCACACCTAGTTATACATCAAAGAACTCATACAAAggagaaaccttataaatgtgatgagtgtgggaaagcctttggaCATAGCTCATCTCTTACCTACCATATGAGAACTCATACAGGTGACTGCCCctttgaatgtaatcaatgtggtaaggCCTTTAAACAGATTGAAGGCCTTACCCAACACCAGAGAGTTCACACAGGGGAGAAACCCTATGAGTGTGttgaatgtgggaaagcctttagtCAGAAGTCACACCTCATCgtacaccagagaactcatacagGGGAGAAACCCTTTGAATGTTATGAGTGTGGAAAAGCCTTCAATGCAAAATCACAACTTGTTATTCATCAGAGAtcccacactggagagaaaccctatgaatgtattgaatgtggtaaagccttcaAGCAAAATGCCTCTCTTACCAAACATATGAAAATTCACTCAGAAGAACAATCTGAGGAAGAAGATTAA
- the Zfp37 gene encoding zinc finger protein 37 isoform 1 (isoform 1 is encoded by transcript variant 1): MATSEPAESDAVRAKEWEQLEPVQRDVYKDTKLENCSNPASMGNQDPKQDIVSVLEEEEPSSGKGKKASPSSLKKIARPKTAGTSAKLQQDDEHREEKQKSQSKLTKEVTLRKKSSNSKKSSEYGLLENKSLHSKHTPSEKKLLKSSSRGKNSNQNSDSLKKKPDTANDHRKSLSHSASDVNKDEIPTRKKCDKLPNNKLSDKGDKNQTSKKCEKVCRHSASHTKEDKIQTGEKRKSHCRTPSKPEKAPGSGKPYECNHCGKVLSHKQGLLDHQRTHTGEKPYECNECGIAFSQKSHLVVHQRTHTGEKPYECEQCGKAHGHKHALTDHLRIHTGEKPYKCNECGKTFRHSSNLMQHLRSHTGEKPYECKECGKSFRYNSSLTEHVRTHTGEIPYECNECGKAFKYGSSLTKHMRIHTGEKPFECNECGKTFSKKSHLVIHQRTHTKEKPYKCDECGKAFGHSSSLTYHMRTHTGDCPFECNQCGKAFKQIEGLTQHQRVHTGEKPYECVECGKAFSQKSHLIVHQRTHTGEKPFECYECGKAFNAKSQLVIHQRSHTGEKPYECIECGKAFKQNASLTKHMKIHSEEQSEEED, encoded by the exons ATGGCTACATCCGAGCCTGCGGAAAGCGATGCGGTGAGGGCG AAGGAATGGGAGCAGCTGGAACCTGTGCAGAGAGATGTGTACAAGGATACGAAGCTAGAGAACTGCAGCAATCCAGCCTCCATGG GAAATCAAGATCCCAAACAAGACATAGTCTCCGTgttggaagaagaagagccatcatcgggaaaggggaaaaaagccaGCCCAAGTAGTCTGAAAAAAATAGCAAGGCCCAAGACAGCAGGAACAAGTGCAA AACTCCAACAAGATGATGAGCATAGGGAGGAAAAGCAGAAGTCCCAAAGCAAACTTACTAAGGAAGTGACACTCAGGAAGAAAAGTTCCAACAGCAAGAAAAGCAGTGAGTATGGTTTGTTGGAGAACAAAAGTCTCCACTCAAAACACACTCCTTCCGAGAAAAAACTGCTTAAGTCCAGTTCCCGTGGGAAGAACTCGAATCAGAATTCAGACTCTCTGAAAAAGAAACCTGACACAGCTAATGACCACAGGAAATCACTCAGCCATTCTGCATCTGATGTGAACAAAGATGAAATTCCAACTAGAAAGAAATGCGACAAGTTACCCAACAATAAGTTGTCTGATAAAGgtgacaaaaaccaaaccagcaAAAAATGTGAGAAAGTATGCCGTCATAGTGCATCCCATACCAAGGAAGACAAAATTCAGACCGGGGAGAAACGGAAATCACACTGCCGTACTCCATCTAAACCTGAAAAAGCCCCAGGTTCTgggaaaccttatgaatgtaaccACTGTGGGAAGGTCCTCAGCCATAAACAGGGACTCCTTGACCATCAAAGAACTCACACTGGGGAGAAACCAtatgaatgtaatgaatgtgggatAGCTTTCAGCCAGAAGTCCCACCTTGTTGTACATCAGAGAACTCACACTGGGGAAAAACCATACGAGTGTGAACAGTGTGGCAAAGCACACGGACATAAACATGCCCTCACTGACCATCTAAGAATCCATACTGGAGAAAAgccctacaaatgtaatgaatgtggcaaaaCGTTTAGACACAGCTCAAACCTTATGCAACACCTAAGATCTCACACGGGTGAGAAGCCGTATGAATGTAAGGAATGTGGCAAATCCTTTAGATATAATTCATCTCTTACTGAACATGTGAGAACACACACAGGTGAAATACCATACGAATGTAACGAATGTGGCAAAGCTTTCAAGTATGGCTCATCCCTGACTAAACATATGCGGATTCATACAGGGGAGAAACCATttgaatgtaatgaatgtgggaaaACTTTTAGCAAAAAGTCACACCTAGTTATACATCAAAGAACTCATACAAAggagaaaccttataaatgtgatgagtgtgggaaagcctttggaCATAGCTCATCTCTTACCTACCATATGAGAACTCATACAGGTGACTGCCCctttgaatgtaatcaatgtggtaaggCCTTTAAACAGATTGAAGGCCTTACCCAACACCAGAGAGTTCACACAGGGGAGAAACCCTATGAGTGTGttgaatgtgggaaagcctttagtCAGAAGTCACACCTCATCgtacaccagagaactcatacagGGGAGAAACCCTTTGAATGTTATGAGTGTGGAAAAGCCTTCAATGCAAAATCACAACTTGTTATTCATCAGAGAtcccacactggagagaaaccctatgaatgtattgaatgtggtaaagccttcaAGCAAAATGCCTCTCTTACCAAACATATGAAAATTCACTCAGAAGAACAATCTGAGGAAGAAGATTAA
- the Zfp37 gene encoding zinc finger protein 37 isoform X1 has product MATSEPAESDAVRAEWEQLEPVQRDVYKDTKLENCSNPASMGNQDPKQDIVSVLEEEEPSSGKGKKASPSSLKKIARPKTAGTSAKLQQDDEHREEKQKSQSKLTKEVTLRKKSSNSKKSSEYGLLENKSLHSKHTPSEKKLLKSSSRGKNSNQNSDSLKKKPDTANDHRKSLSHSASDVNKDEIPTRKKCDKLPNNKLSDKGDKNQTSKKCEKVCRHSASHTKEDKIQTGEKRKSHCRTPSKPEKAPGSGKPYECNHCGKVLSHKQGLLDHQRTHTGEKPYECNECGIAFSQKSHLVVHQRTHTGEKPYECEQCGKAHGHKHALTDHLRIHTGEKPYKCNECGKTFRHSSNLMQHLRSHTGEKPYECKECGKSFRYNSSLTEHVRTHTGEIPYECNECGKAFKYGSSLTKHMRIHTGEKPFECNECGKTFSKKSHLVIHQRTHTKEKPYKCDECGKAFGHSSSLTYHMRTHTGDCPFECNQCGKAFKQIEGLTQHQRVHTGEKPYECVECGKAFSQKSHLIVHQRTHTGEKPFECYECGKAFNAKSQLVIHQRSHTGEKPYECIECGKAFKQNASLTKHMKIHSEEQSEEED; this is encoded by the exons ATGGCTACATCCGAGCCTGCGGAAAGCGATGCGGTGAGGGCG GAATGGGAGCAGCTGGAACCTGTGCAGAGAGATGTGTACAAGGATACGAAGCTAGAGAACTGCAGCAATCCAGCCTCCATGG GAAATCAAGATCCCAAACAAGACATAGTCTCCGTgttggaagaagaagagccatcatcgggaaaggggaaaaaagccaGCCCAAGTAGTCTGAAAAAAATAGCAAGGCCCAAGACAGCAGGAACAAGTGCAA AACTCCAACAAGATGATGAGCATAGGGAGGAAAAGCAGAAGTCCCAAAGCAAACTTACTAAGGAAGTGACACTCAGGAAGAAAAGTTCCAACAGCAAGAAAAGCAGTGAGTATGGTTTGTTGGAGAACAAAAGTCTCCACTCAAAACACACTCCTTCCGAGAAAAAACTGCTTAAGTCCAGTTCCCGTGGGAAGAACTCGAATCAGAATTCAGACTCTCTGAAAAAGAAACCTGACACAGCTAATGACCACAGGAAATCACTCAGCCATTCTGCATCTGATGTGAACAAAGATGAAATTCCAACTAGAAAGAAATGCGACAAGTTACCCAACAATAAGTTGTCTGATAAAGgtgacaaaaaccaaaccagcaAAAAATGTGAGAAAGTATGCCGTCATAGTGCATCCCATACCAAGGAAGACAAAATTCAGACCGGGGAGAAACGGAAATCACACTGCCGTACTCCATCTAAACCTGAAAAAGCCCCAGGTTCTgggaaaccttatgaatgtaaccACTGTGGGAAGGTCCTCAGCCATAAACAGGGACTCCTTGACCATCAAAGAACTCACACTGGGGAGAAACCAtatgaatgtaatgaatgtgggatAGCTTTCAGCCAGAAGTCCCACCTTGTTGTACATCAGAGAACTCACACTGGGGAAAAACCATACGAGTGTGAACAGTGTGGCAAAGCACACGGACATAAACATGCCCTCACTGACCATCTAAGAATCCATACTGGAGAAAAgccctacaaatgtaatgaatgtggcaaaaCGTTTAGACACAGCTCAAACCTTATGCAACACCTAAGATCTCACACGGGTGAGAAGCCGTATGAATGTAAGGAATGTGGCAAATCCTTTAGATATAATTCATCTCTTACTGAACATGTGAGAACACACACAGGTGAAATACCATACGAATGTAACGAATGTGGCAAAGCTTTCAAGTATGGCTCATCCCTGACTAAACATATGCGGATTCATACAGGGGAGAAACCATttgaatgtaatgaatgtgggaaaACTTTTAGCAAAAAGTCACACCTAGTTATACATCAAAGAACTCATACAAAggagaaaccttataaatgtgatgagtgtgggaaagcctttggaCATAGCTCATCTCTTACCTACCATATGAGAACTCATACAGGTGACTGCCCctttgaatgtaatcaatgtggtaaggCCTTTAAACAGATTGAAGGCCTTACCCAACACCAGAGAGTTCACACAGGGGAGAAACCCTATGAGTGTGttgaatgtgggaaagcctttagtCAGAAGTCACACCTCATCgtacaccagagaactcatacagGGGAGAAACCCTTTGAATGTTATGAGTGTGGAAAAGCCTTCAATGCAAAATCACAACTTGTTATTCATCAGAGAtcccacactggagagaaaccctatgaatgtattgaatgtggtaaagccttcaAGCAAAATGCCTCTCTTACCAAACATATGAAAATTCACTCAGAAGAACAATCTGAGGAAGAAGATTAA
- the Zfp37 gene encoding zinc finger protein 37 isoform 3 (isoform 3 is encoded by transcript variant 3) has translation MATSEPAESDAKEWEQLEPVQRDVYKDTKLENCSNPASMGNQDPKQDIVSVLEEEEPSSGKGKKASPSSLKKIARPKTAGTSAKLQQDDEHREEKQKSQSKLTKEVTLRKKSSNSKKSSEYGLLENKSLHSKHTPSEKKLLKSSSRGKNSNQNSDSLKKKPDTANDHRKSLSHSASDVNKDEIPTRKKCDKLPNNKLSDKGDKNQTSKKCEKVCRHSASHTKEDKIQTGEKRKSHCRTPSKPEKAPGSGKPYECNHCGKVLSHKQGLLDHQRTHTGEKPYECNECGIAFSQKSHLVVHQRTHTGEKPYECEQCGKAHGHKHALTDHLRIHTGEKPYKCNECGKTFRHSSNLMQHLRSHTGEKPYECKECGKSFRYNSSLTEHVRTHTGEIPYECNECGKAFKYGSSLTKHMRIHTGEKPFECNECGKTFSKKSHLVIHQRTHTKEKPYKCDECGKAFGHSSSLTYHMRTHTGDCPFECNQCGKAFKQIEGLTQHQRVHTGEKPYECVECGKAFSQKSHLIVHQRTHTGEKPFECYECGKAFNAKSQLVIHQRSHTGEKPYECIECGKAFKQNASLTKHMKIHSEEQSEEED, from the exons ATGGCTACATCCGAGCCTGCGGAAAGCGATGCG AAGGAATGGGAGCAGCTGGAACCTGTGCAGAGAGATGTGTACAAGGATACGAAGCTAGAGAACTGCAGCAATCCAGCCTCCATGG GAAATCAAGATCCCAAACAAGACATAGTCTCCGTgttggaagaagaagagccatcatcgggaaaggggaaaaaagccaGCCCAAGTAGTCTGAAAAAAATAGCAAGGCCCAAGACAGCAGGAACAAGTGCAA AACTCCAACAAGATGATGAGCATAGGGAGGAAAAGCAGAAGTCCCAAAGCAAACTTACTAAGGAAGTGACACTCAGGAAGAAAAGTTCCAACAGCAAGAAAAGCAGTGAGTATGGTTTGTTGGAGAACAAAAGTCTCCACTCAAAACACACTCCTTCCGAGAAAAAACTGCTTAAGTCCAGTTCCCGTGGGAAGAACTCGAATCAGAATTCAGACTCTCTGAAAAAGAAACCTGACACAGCTAATGACCACAGGAAATCACTCAGCCATTCTGCATCTGATGTGAACAAAGATGAAATTCCAACTAGAAAGAAATGCGACAAGTTACCCAACAATAAGTTGTCTGATAAAGgtgacaaaaaccaaaccagcaAAAAATGTGAGAAAGTATGCCGTCATAGTGCATCCCATACCAAGGAAGACAAAATTCAGACCGGGGAGAAACGGAAATCACACTGCCGTACTCCATCTAAACCTGAAAAAGCCCCAGGTTCTgggaaaccttatgaatgtaaccACTGTGGGAAGGTCCTCAGCCATAAACAGGGACTCCTTGACCATCAAAGAACTCACACTGGGGAGAAACCAtatgaatgtaatgaatgtgggatAGCTTTCAGCCAGAAGTCCCACCTTGTTGTACATCAGAGAACTCACACTGGGGAAAAACCATACGAGTGTGAACAGTGTGGCAAAGCACACGGACATAAACATGCCCTCACTGACCATCTAAGAATCCATACTGGAGAAAAgccctacaaatgtaatgaatgtggcaaaaCGTTTAGACACAGCTCAAACCTTATGCAACACCTAAGATCTCACACGGGTGAGAAGCCGTATGAATGTAAGGAATGTGGCAAATCCTTTAGATATAATTCATCTCTTACTGAACATGTGAGAACACACACAGGTGAAATACCATACGAATGTAACGAATGTGGCAAAGCTTTCAAGTATGGCTCATCCCTGACTAAACATATGCGGATTCATACAGGGGAGAAACCATttgaatgtaatgaatgtgggaaaACTTTTAGCAAAAAGTCACACCTAGTTATACATCAAAGAACTCATACAAAggagaaaccttataaatgtgatgagtgtgggaaagcctttggaCATAGCTCATCTCTTACCTACCATATGAGAACTCATACAGGTGACTGCCCctttgaatgtaatcaatgtggtaaggCCTTTAAACAGATTGAAGGCCTTACCCAACACCAGAGAGTTCACACAGGGGAGAAACCCTATGAGTGTGttgaatgtgggaaagcctttagtCAGAAGTCACACCTCATCgtacaccagagaactcatacagGGGAGAAACCCTTTGAATGTTATGAGTGTGGAAAAGCCTTCAATGCAAAATCACAACTTGTTATTCATCAGAGAtcccacactggagagaaaccctatgaatgtattgaatgtggtaaagccttcaAGCAAAATGCCTCTCTTACCAAACATATGAAAATTCACTCAGAAGAACAATCTGAGGAAGAAGATTAA